The genome window ATGCATCACTTACCATCACACATACAGCGATGCATCACTTACCATCACACATACAGCGATGCATCACTTACCATCACACATACAGCGATGCATCACTTACCATCACACATACAGCGATGCATCACttaccatcacacatacagtgatgcatcactcaccatcacacatacagtgatgcatcactcaccatcacacatacagtgatgcatcaccatcacacatacagtgatgcatcacttaccatcacacatacagtgatgCATCACTTACCATCACACAGACAGCGATGCATCACttaccatcacacatacagtgatgcatcacttaccatcacacagacagtgatgcatcacttaccatcacacagacagtgatgcatcacttaccatcacacatacagtgatgcatcacttaccatcacacatacagtgatgcatcacttaccatcacacatacagtgatgcatcactcaccatcacacatacagtgatgcatcactcaccatcacacatacagtgatgcatcactcaccatcacacatacagtgatgcatcacttaccatcacacatacagcgatgcatcacttaccatcacacatacagcgatgcatcacttaccatcacacatacagtgatgcatcacttaccatcacacagacagtgatgcatcacttaccatcacacatacagtgatacatcacttaccatcacacatactgtgatgcatcacttaccatcacacatacagtgatgcatcacttaccatcacacatacagcgatgcatcacttaccatcacacatacagtgatgcatcacttaccatcacacatacagtgatgcatcacttaccatcacacatacagcgatgcatcacttaccatcacacatacagtgatgcatcacttaccatcacacatacagtgatgcatcacttaccatcacacatacagtgatgcatcacttaccatcacacatacagtgatgcatcaccatcacacatacagtgatgcatcacttaccatcacacatacagtgatgcatcagttaccatcacacatacagtgatgcatcacttaccatcacacatacagtgatgcatcacttaccatcacacatacagcgatgcatcacttaccatcacacatacagtgatgcatcaccatcacacatacagtgatgcatcacttaccatcacacatacagtgatgcatcacttaccatcacacatacagcgatgcatcacttaccatcacacatacagtgatgcatcactcaccatcacacatacagtgatgCATCACTTACCATCACACAGACAGCGATGCATCACttaccatcacacatacagtgatgcatcacttaccatcacacagacagtgatgcatcacttaccatcacacagacagtgatgcatcacttaccatcacacatacagtgatgcatcacttaccatcacacatacagtgatgcatcacttaccatcacacatacagtgatgcatcactcaccatcacacatacagtgatgcatcactcaccatcacacatacagtgatgcatcactcaccatcacacatacagtgatgcatcacttaccatcacacatacagcgatgcatcacttaccatcacacatacagcgatgcatcacttaccatcacacatacagtgatgCATCACTTACCATCACACAGACAGTGATGCATCACTTtccatcacacatacagtgatacatcacttaccatcacacatactgtgatgcatcacttaccatcacacatacagtgatgcatcacttaccatcacacatacagcgatgcatcacttaccatcacacatacagtgatgcatcacttaccatcacacatacagtgatgcatcacttaccatcacacatacagcgatgcatcacttaccatcacacatacagtgatgcatcacttaccatcacacatacagtgatgcatcacttaccatcacacatacagtgatgcatcacttaccatcacacatacagtgatgcatcaccatcacacatacagtgatgcatcacttaccatcacacatacagtgatgcatcagttaccatcacacatacagtgatgcatcacttaccatcacacatacagtgatgcatcacttaccatcacacatacagcgatgcatcacttaccatcacacatacagtgatgcatcaccatcacacatacagtgatgcatcacttaccatcacacatacagtgatgcatcacttaccatcacacatacagcgatgcatcacttaccatcacacatacagtgatgcatcactcaccatcacacatacagtgtgGGAGATGCAGTTGGCGGACAGACTGCTCAGGACAGTCAATGCTGAATAGGGGTCCTGCTGGTGTCATGGAGCCCAGGAGTCTGCTGTCCCATTGAGTCACCTTGTAAACCACATCTCCCTTCCCTTCCATCAGAAACACCAGTCCAGTGGAACTGCACTGGAAAAGACCTGCCTTGGGGCATTGAAGCCTGCGAGGCAGTCGAAGGGAGTTGACAGTTGTAAACTTTTTGGGGCAATAAAAAGAGTCAAGCACTCTTTTGGTAAACATGACCATAAGAAAAGGCTCTGACGAAGTAGTGGGCGTTTCAGTGATCAATAGTTACCTATACGTAGGCTTGCGGTTATGTGTTGTAAGTTCTTTGTCAATCTCAGGAGTTAACATTGTTACACCTGTTGACACCTGTAACAGAAAAAGGAAGACCAGGCAACTCTAGTACTTGGGACCAAATACTCTGACTGAATTGCTATGGTTGAGATGTGGTTAATCAACTCCCCACAAACATACCTGCACACGCTTCCTACCATTCCCAGACTGTGATTCAAATACGGTAGTTTTTGTGTGCAAATCCAATGTTGGAGTGAATTGTACTGTACTAGAGCAACCCATCAGTTTCTCATAGTACATCTTCATCTTGTTACACTCCACAGTGACATCATCTGCATAAGAGAAAGGATTCAGGACAAGTATCAActtttaaaggggaagttcaagATTTTATAATTTGACGTGGACAAATTCCCTGAAATGAAGTCTATTTGGTTTGATGTTACTTTGAGGTGATTTGACTGTTTCATTTTAAGAAGAAAAAACCCATGCTTCAACGTCCCCATCATTTCTATTGTTTGTTAGCTTgtggtggctaaagttagctgaagtttCTAGTTGCTGTTTAAAGAAAACCAAacatggattacagtttctcctggccaATGGATTACTTTAAGGGTGAAAAACCAACTGTCAACTGGGCAggagagaccgtcctagagacattaatgaCACTCCGGTGTGTCCTattactcattatgatttccctgttaaaagaggtgtgttttctggttTTCTTTGCAGAAGGTTGAATTGTTTGCGTGTGCatttgtctcctgagtgagtttgagACCGTGTTTGTTGTTTTTCCAGTGTTACTGTGATCCTTCGGTTACCggttctcagtaaagtattatgtttatccttaaccactgattcctcatctggtctcttctctgcacctgggtccaaccttacCGGGTCACACTAACATCAAGTTATAAAATCCTGAACTTCACCTTTAAGTAAAAAGCTGTCTAGCTGTCATCCAATATTGGGGTTTCTTTAATAATTTTAGGCTGCCATGGACCAAAATCCTGAAATGTTTTTGTGTTGTCTTACTTTATTATAACCCAAAATATAAAGGTTTATTACTCTATTGTTTACAAACAACAGGATTGTAAGTAACGTGAGTAATGTATAACTTGAAAACATTTACTTATGACAAAAGCTAAATGCAGCTCAAGATAAAGTGGACATGGTTTCCAGCCTTGTTCTGACGAGTACTTGACTTGATTTCAACTATATTGGAATAGGTAAAGCATTTGGTCCGTTTCATTTACCTGGGAGAAACGAGCTGTTGGGGGTCTTGAGTGAGAGATCCATGGATTCTTGTAGTTTACACTTCAGCTGCATCAAGATGGGATCCTATTGTAAGACAGAAGCGATTATTTAGTCCACTCTCACATTAAGTGATGATTGTACTTTACCAAGTCTAAATGCTGTGCACCAGGTGTTCATAAACTAGGTTCTTCTTAAGTGTATTTTGGTTTGTTTTCAAGCCGCAAATACTTGAATTCAGCAAGTGAGATCATATTTGCTATGGTGACCTGTGGAAACATGCAGATCCCAAGAGAAGTACTAACCTAAACCCATCTGAAAATGGACCCATAACCTGCTGTGTGAAAGCAGAATGACAATAGCAACAACACATTTACCTGTAGCAAACATCAATCCATCTGCTGTGTAAACTGAAGGGTTGTTACATGTACAGACATTACACAACTGTACTTCATTTGAACACTaacatacagtaccggtcaaaagttttagaacacctactcattcaagggtttttctttatttttattattttctacattgtagaataatagtgaagacatcaaaactatgaaataacacatatgaaatcatgtagtaaccaaaacattgttaaacaaatcaaaatatattttatatttgagattcttcaagtagccaccctttgccttgatgacagctttgtacactcttggcattctctcaaccagcacaatgtagaacattgtaaaaaataaagaaacacccttgaatgagtaggtgttctaaaacgtttgaccggtagtgtacataccaTATCCTACTATTCAAGGCGATATGGACAAGACACCTATATTGCTTCACCAGTGGCTATGTATTTCTTTTAAATTTGCAGAGATTTTGCAACATGCCAAATGAACGTCTATGTAAACGTACATTTTTATGGGATTGTGATGTTGCTACTGTAATATAATGTTTTATATACCATGTCAAATCCTTTTTAAATCTCCATCCATATGATTTAGTTCATTGATACAGACAGAGTGTATTCTAGAAATGACCGAAATGCTTTTGAATCAGCACTTTTAGAGAGCATTGAACTAGTGGTACCAACTGATTAACAAACCTGAAAGTAACAAACTGCACACCTACTGCCTTTTTAAATGCACTTTTGGGACAGAACCCTATGTACATACTGTTTTATCCAAGCAATATCAACACTCTATTGGCAAATTTAGATGTGGAGTGGCCCCTCTCTCTTTTGAGACTGGTCGATACAAAACACTCCACTAGATAAACATATATTTACTTTTTGTAACGATGATTTCCTTTGAAACTGAAGCTCATGCATTATtttactgtgggttatacaaCAAAAATAGGGATGATCTACATAAACTATGTGAAATTGTATCAGGTAACAATAATGTAAATGCCTGCGCCAAAGCCTGCCATTgtaacgtcctgaccagtaaaaggggttatttgtcattatagtatggtcagggcatggcagggggtgtttgttttgtgtgttttggtcttGTTgatttgtgttctatgttttctatctatggttaaatctatttttctatttctatgttggtttttgggcatgacctccaattaggtgcagctggttgtcgttgtctctaattggaggccatatttaattGATGTtgtttctcttgtgttttgtgggtggttattttctgtatagcctggatgccttatggaactgtttttcgtcatttgtttattttgtttaagtgttttcatcgaataaattaagtatgagcactttacccgctgcgccttggtcctatccttacgatgCCCATGACAGCCATCCTATCCTCCAATTAAGATGTTTATTTTTAAGTGCATAATTGTCCGTTTTTAACGGATGTATTACTCATCTATAAGCATTTCATAAACGTGTTATAACTGCTCCAGACCCATTTCCCCCACCGGTCGGTATAGGCCTGTGACttaccttcctcttcctctcactgAAGTCAATGGTGCATGAAGATCCCCACATGGTTGAATCCCTAGGGATCATTTTACAGATAAAATCGTGTAGTTGAGGTTCATATCATAACTCATTAACAGCCCTCCTCCACATCACAATTAAGTTGGTCATACTGGTCTATAAAGTACACATGAAAGGTCTATATATGAATTCTTTGCAGACAAAGatcgtcttttttttttttgagatGTCCTCTAgtccgatgaaacaaaaatagaaatgtttggccataatgaccatcgttatgtttggaggaaaaaggaggaggatttcaagccgaggaacaccatcccaaccgtgaagcacgggggtggcagcatcatgttgtgggggtgctttgctgcaggagggactggtgcacttcacaaaatagatagcatcatgaggtaggaagatTACGTgaaaatattgaagcaacatctcaaggcatcagtcaggaagttaaagcttggtcacaaatgggtctccaaatggacaatgaccccaagcatacttccaaagttatggcaaaatggcttaagggcaacaaaggcaaggtattggagtggccatcacaaagccctgacctcaatcttattgaacatttgtgggcagaactgaaaaagtgtatgcaagcaaggaggcctacagacctgactcagttacaccaactctgtcaggaggaatgggctaatttaaaggcaatgctaccaaatactaattgagtgtatgtaaacttctgacccactgggaatgtgatgaaagaaatacaatctgaagtaaatcattctctctattattatatagacatttcacattcttaaaataagtgttgatcctaactgacctaagacacagaatttttactaggattaaatgtcaggaattgtgaaaaactgagtgtaaacgtatttggctaagatgtatgtaaacttccgacttcaactgtaatttgtTCGAacacaacttctggggtagctagctttagcttggtagctagctagtaccaatacaaccagcctgaaaacaatgccCAGTAGAAAcggcagtcattttcattattcttagcaatgatttaggaatctttgtgagtaagtattagctaggctGCCAcgtgttgttcgcctattgaaattgaacttcagttcatgaaaatatataactagccagctacttaaccctgttgcccaaagctaatgtTATAAACAGCCAGCTAGCTTAATCTGGCTAGTGTGGCTcaaccggaccgggttatgtgttgtgacgctagccacaataaggattaggcacaatagtggaatttgggGTTTGCCTTCAAaagaaaagtatgtcattgacagtgttGTAAATTAATACAagtagtagaattatgccatacatttattttgaaggctaaccgcaaagtccactattatggctaatccttattgtggctagcttcacgtagatgggtccgaccaccatttatcaaataagaactgtcttaaaAATTAGGGTTGATttacacctagctatatagttagcaaCAGTAGCTAACTGTAgatactgaaacagattgtcattttgctatgtttttggagaagaacattgtttgcatccatgagctagctagctttttttatgaccagcactgtaagtgcgcgagacaactttaccagcatcatagcatattgatgaatcgttgtgacatatgaaatttgagtgatagtgtaatcaatgtgtaataacaaAGTACTTTTTTTATGAActtgttaaattattatgtgacgtgcagtcatattcaggtcctgattggttaACAGACTTAGTGTTAAATAGTATATTTTCTTTTACAAGCAAAGATCTACACGGTgctccatagaaatcctggttgagaatgaaacaattGAACAACGAGACAGCACATCAGGTAAGTaaaataaataggttttgatgatgttttactggtaatggggacatacgtaaatgccaacaaaataactttttggtcagtggacgacgctgggccaattgtgcgccgccctatgggactcccaatcacggccggatgtgatacagcctggattcgaaccagggactgtagtgacgcctcttgcacttagatgcagtgccttagaccgctgcgtctgtgtgtgtgttaactatttaactgtactagaatgcttaaaaggcagcTAACcttttaaatatcggttatcggtataaGTATCGTTAATTTTTTtaggcaaggaaaatattggatatcggtatcggccaaaaatgtaccATCGTTGCATCACTAATTCTAAAGTTGtttttggggcagaaatgcctactggaacatgtgaacttttatGTGCTTTGATAACGATCTTGTTTGCCATCTTTAAATACTAATCAATTttttaaattatgagcctagttggtgtggccacggaaaaagtcaggaaccttcccgctagccatgattggctgagataatgagtgggctggacatgccgagagatgagttccatttggtctgccatgtagcttGCTTCTGTCTATAATGTGAGCTTCTCAATATGTGAAGATAATCCTGGCTTCTGCGGCTTTTTTAAAAGATATAATGTTGGACTGCtctcaacattgctgccctgaattttaGCAGGCACTATAGACAAAGAAAGATCAGTGGgaaaaaagttgtgatggactactactacggttagtgtgaaccggagtgacttgacacaaacACGCtgtaactataaacaaaacaGAGTTATATGGGTAGCAGTCTGCtgtgaagctttcatccatgtatacgacgggtaagagtctagctacattttcagatattatgcGTATTTTTGCTGTTGTTACTATGCAAATATGCAAGTGTAACTGGTGTgaaattggtgacgtcactcactctgagaccttgacGTAGTTGTTTCCCATGCTCTTCAAGGACggcagcttttgtggagcgattggtaacgatgctttgagggtgactgttgtcgatgtgtgcagagggtccctggttcaagcccagattgggatgaggagagggacggaagcaacactgttacacAAGTAACCATTTTACAAATAtacttagattttatttgatatagtgtgtgtttacaagagacggtaatgtgaagcccaacatgacctgcaccaaagtcagattaggatatttttacttttactttttgctactactttcaccacttttagtcttaatctttggttgtttactacacttctcactctgtttagcacatggcctcacatgtgaaccCTTGAAAAGATTGGTGGGGCTAAGTCTTAAGAggttgtgaacaatgctgaatggggtGTAGAAAAAGAAGAGCtaagctctccagtaggtgtaccaaaacattctagGACCATTTTGTCAAAAGTGGGTttccaagtttatcaactttcaaagcagaattactttcccattgttcctcaaatgcagtgtatgatacagtgcattcggaaggtattcagaccccttgacttttccacattttgttattttacagccttatcctaaaatggatgaaatagttgtttccctcatcaatctacacacaataccccacaatgacaaagcaaaaacatttgcaaatgtataaaaaaaaaacggaaatatcacattttacataagtattcagaccctttactcagtaccgtgttgaagcatctttggcagcgattgcaacctcgagtcttcttaggtatgatgtagccagacttgaacccaatcgaacatctctggagagacctgaaaatagctgtgcattgaCATtccctcatccaacctgacagagtgtgagaggatctgcagagaagaatgggagaaactccccaaatacagatgtgctaagcttgtaaagcttaaggacattcagaaaattgtcccgaaaccactgctatattgtcttggctgtgtgcttaaggtcattgtcctgttagaatgtgaaccgtcgccccagtctgaggttctgagtgctctggagcaggttttcatcaaggttcactctgtattttgctccgttcatctttccctcgatcctgactagtctcccagtccctgccgctgaaaaacaaacccacaacatgatgctgccactaccatgcttcacgtgacacttggcattcaggccaaagagttcaatcttggtttcatcagaccagagattcttgtttctcatggtctgagtcctttaggtgccttttggcaaactcaaaaccggctgtcatgtgccttttactgagaattggcttccgtctggacactctaccataaaggcctgattggtggagtgctacagagatggttgtccttctggaaggttctccaatctccacagaggaactctggacttctgtcagagtgaccatcgggttcttggtcacctccatgaccaaggcccttctcccccgattgctcagtttgccatGCGGCCAAcgctaggaagagtctcggtggttccaaacttcttccatttcagaatgatggaggccactgtgtccttcaatgctgcagaaatttgttggtacccttcctgtcacgtcctgaccagtaaagggcttatttgttattgtagtttggtcaggatgtggcagggggtatttgtttagagtgtttaggtGTTTGTTATATTATGTGTTTTTGAAgaaggggtatttgtttagagtgtttcggggtttattgggctatgtgttttaggtttaggttctaggttagggtattctatgttagttctaggttGTTTAGGTCTATGTTTAGTTTTATTGATTTGgctttcaattggaggcagctgttcctcgttgcctctgattgaaggtcctatgtataggggtgtctTGTAGTagggaattgtgggtagttattttctgtatagctgatatgccttatggaactgtttagtcgttgtttgtttattttgtaagtgttcacttttctGAAAATTaaaaaagatgagcattcacgtacagtgggggaaaaaagtatttgatcccctgctgattttgtacgtttgcccacttacaaagaaatgatcagtctataattttaatggtaggtttatatgaacagtgagagacagaataacaacaaaaaaatccagaaaaacgcatgtcaaaaatgttataaaatgatttgcattttaatgagggaaaaaaatatttgacccctctgcaaaacacgaCTTAGTAGTtgctggcaaaacccttgttggcaatcacagaggtcagacgtttcttgtagttggccaccaggtttgcacacatctcaggacggattttgtcccactcctttttgcagatcttctccaagtcattaaggtttcgaggctaacgtttggcaactcgaaccttcagctccctccacagattttctatgggattaaggtctggagactggctaggccactccaggaccttaatgtgcttcttcttgagccactcctttgttgccttggccgtgtgttatgggtcattgtcatgttggaatacccatccacaacccattttcaatgccctggctgagggaaggaggttctcacccaatatttgacagtacatggccccgtcaaatgatgcggtgaagttgtcctgtccccttagcagaaaaaaacCCCGAagtataatgtttccacctccatgtttgacggtggagatggtgttcttggggtcataggcagcattcatcctcttccaaacacggcgagttgagttgatgccaaagagctccattttggtctcatctgaccacaacactttcaccagttgtcctctgaatcattcagatgttcattggcaaacttcagatgggcatggttatgtattcttgagcagggggaccttgcgggcgctgcaggatttcagtccttcacggcatagtgtgttaccaattgttttcttgatgactatggtcccagctgccttgagatcattgacaagatcctcccgtgtagttctgggctgattcctcaccgttctcatgatcattgcaactccacgaggtgagatcttgcatggagccccaggccatgggagattgacagttcttttgtttttctttcatttgcaaataatcgcaccaaatgtggtcaccttctcaccaagctgcttggcgatggtcttgtagcccattccagccttgtgtaggtctacaatcttgtccctgacatccttggagagctctttgatcttggccatggtggagagtttgtaatctgattgattgattgcttctgtggacaggtgtcttttattcaggtaacaaactgagattaggagcactccctttaagagtgtgctcctaatctcagctcgttacctgtataaaagacacctgggagccagaaatctttctgattgagagggggtcaaatacttttttccctcattaaagttCAAATcaatataacatttttgacatgcatttttctcgatatttttgttgttattctgtctctcactgttcaaataaacctaacgttaaaattatagactgatcctttctttgtcagtggacaaacatacaaaatcagcaggggatcaaatactttttccccccactgtacccgctgcgccttggtccattcactacgatGATCgttacacttccccagatcttaCTCTTGaaacagtcctgtctcggagctctacagacaattccttcaacctcatggcttggtttttgctctgacatgcactgtcaactgtgggatcttatttaGACAGATGTGTGATtttccaaatcttgtccaatcaactaaatttgccacaggtgtactccaatcaagttggagaaacatctcaagaatgagcaatggaaacaggatgcacctgagatcaatttgcagtctcatagcaaaggttcagaatacttatgtaaataagttatctgttgttttttttaatacatttgcaaacatttctaaaaacctgttttttctttgtcagtatgggataatgtgtgtagattgagggaaaaaaatatatgatacattttagaataaggctgtgatgtaacaaaatgtggaaaagtaaaggtgtctgaatactttccgaatgcacagtatacAATTGTCGAGCTCTgaatctctacttttatccaatgtaaaaaaaacactatttcaaatttggtacataagaccgaatcgaggcggTGAGTGACATATcttagaaatgtgtttttattttatttttggtgttcatttaaggttagggttaggcataagctTAGAAttgtggttgaggttaggttAAAAATCAGGTTTTAAGAAGATAAATGGTAGAAACAGGCGGGTTTATGACTGGTTGTGGTAAATAGTGACAACCTTTGAAGATGGTATGTTTTGAATCTAGGCTGTCACCCGGAAGTGATGCCACACTGACCTCTCACCACTCATCTGCAGTCAAACAGAGAAGAGGTGAAGCGAAAGGATTTACTCCGCCTAAAATCTGTCTACGTGAGATAAGGTCTATAGAGTGTAGAATTACGAGAAGCTTATTTGATTGAATAGTAATTTCGTAATGTTTAGGCTGTTACAAATGTACTGATACAATTGGATGCACATGACATTCCGGCAACTTTGACAAAAATTACTTAGTTGTGCATGTTGTTCACACActtatctgccctctcattggctagaatacTTCCACCTGATCTCGTCTGCCTTCAATCAGTGTacccactgagtgtacaaaacattaggaacacctgctctttccatggcagactgaccaggtaaatccaggtatgatgccttattgatgtcacttgttaaataaaCTTCAATCAGtctagatg of Salmo trutta chromosome 1, fSalTru1.1, whole genome shotgun sequence contains these proteins:
- the LOC115206386 gene encoding NACHT, LRR and PYD domains-containing protein 1a-like, producing MGNNYVKVSEDSTMWGSSCTIDFSERKRKDPILMQLKCKLQESMDLSLKTPNSSFLPDDVTVECNKMKMYYEKLMGCSSTVQFTPTLDLHTKTTVFESQSGNGRKRVQVSTGVTMLTPEIDKELTTHNRKPTYRLQCPKAGLFQCSSTGLVFLMEGKGDVVYKVTQWDSRLLGSMTPAGPLFSIDCPEQSVRQLHLPHCMCDEKDDNLSVAHVTDGNMEIVQSLKTTATHVIVTITHLSLFGLIRDVFSFLPVRSQVLLFLQPQGNRPQKRILNYVVAQECATF